Proteins found in one Paenibacillus wynnii genomic segment:
- the hepB gene encoding heparin/heparin-sulfate lyase HepB: protein MKGKKIVNYFLMFLIAFSGYSGIITPSIASADTSTFTDSFNSEPTGLKTNGGGWTMGTSFGTAEIVEDSSPDNKIMKLTDNDYVAGFEFRGAATATRTISPQTGKFTVETKVRIEKYENADPHFNFVVTDNQSNLAAKLTYTGGLWRDVTDANAVINMPSGNLIGQWVTLRFVIDKALGKYDMTVISDAYKSSGSTDIRLDKSTGTFTIKGLNIKPGTGDLTKVLYLPQNNKGIYYVDYLTLNNTAPIWADGTLTATKLSANSVKLTWPSAADDLGTIKEYRIYEGNVKVGSTTGDINTISLTNISEGFHNYKVEAMDNESNQSTGGPLATVEIGSPVTLMKPPAEHPRLLIRAQDIPSLKVKLAKPEMATYWKTVDDASKVVHSGVLPPTASGADGNFSEIVLSTIKAKAFQSVLNQDDVKGREAINMMKNFFQSYESNDVAKTSGHAGETLFAGALVYDWCYNLLTADEKNHFIAEFERLATNHTLTKYPVDQSFGNFITGNRAENHVARDLLSAGVAIFDEKPSMYNLATKILVEEFVPSRAFLFKAGMHYQGDSYGQGRYAHEAIANLIYARMGYPDVFNRNLGDVPYRTIYTRTPDGDLLRDGDSWVVSNRGGFAGQPNTFLFTADYYKNPYFKEAFNMEYSQTKWNVDPLLVLLFNDPDLPRKPLSELPLTRYFGSPNGSMIARTGWNSGIDSPDVVAEMKVGEYHTNNHDHLDPGAFQIYYKGSLAGDSGVYQTYGSAHDKNYYKRTIAHNSMLVYDPNEKWQLWGEPVSNDGGVQWPNLGIEPPNLEELLMPTKGYKMAEIAGNQFGPDPIKPDFTYLKGDLTKAYQSKVSKYMRSFVFLNLKDDTHPAAMIVYDRVHSKNPDFKKYWLLHSEEEPQVNGNVTTVTRSVYGYNGKLVNTSLLPLKDNLTIEKVGGPNNEYSVFGKNYPNTLSSQSALEPGAWRVQISPTDAQTDDGFLNVMQVMDNVGGPTPLAAEMVDSGDMVGAKIADRVALFSKSGDRLNGTVTLNISGDEDHLQYVVTDLVAGYWTVERDGQTADSQLLVSEEGGVLSFNGPPGTYKLTWSANQTFQLMQRPVWTNGNLTASDITSNKVTLSWTGVTSSNAVTAYKVFDSGKLVTEVPGSNNSITLTNMTSGKHTFRVEAQHTSGALSDTGPSVTVTLQNLYNISGTVTKDGGGPAVNATVAVRTVEGFLVKSVISDAEGRYTANNLPIGNYLITVAYDRTDKFSQSVNLSDRDIVRDIVLIPMLDISAVTASDESGGSVTKTIDGDLTTSWAAQGIGVWAKYDLGEIKNVDRIDLLFANAAIRKNYFDIAVSTDGINFTTVYSGSSSGTSSEMQQYRFDSVPARYVKFIGNGNNGPFSVWTTLVELALYGKTTSIISFQPVEVSTTAGKAPVMPSVVSAVYSNQSLAEVNVVWDSISPTQYAAENNFTVQGTVAGTSMRPQAEVTVNALPLAKGAPGKPVLSNNSGHVAGLKDGNYSITMNMWWGNNGTRFKLYENGVLIDTQKLTDSSPNAQSAKTAVSGKANGTYTYTCELTNSFGTTPCDPLKVVITDASPGKPVLSHNNWDGDGNYDVTMNMWWGTNATEYRLFENGVLIDSQNLNAVSPNAQKAVTTITSRAAGTYEYRCELVNAAGVTSSTIITIQLK from the coding sequence ATGAAGGGTAAAAAAATCGTTAACTATTTTCTGATGTTCCTTATTGCTTTTTCTGGCTATTCCGGAATCATAACGCCTTCCATTGCCAGTGCGGACACCAGTACTTTCACGGACAGCTTTAACAGTGAACCGACCGGACTCAAAACTAACGGTGGCGGTTGGACTATGGGTACATCTTTTGGAACCGCAGAGATTGTAGAGGATTCTTCACCAGACAATAAGATCATGAAGCTTACTGATAATGACTATGTTGCGGGTTTTGAATTCAGGGGGGCCGCCACGGCAACTCGAACGATTAGCCCACAGACAGGGAAGTTCACAGTGGAGACCAAGGTTCGTATTGAAAAATATGAAAATGCGGATCCGCATTTCAATTTTGTTGTGACTGACAACCAATCAAATCTCGCTGCAAAGCTAACGTACACAGGCGGATTATGGAGGGATGTTACAGACGCCAACGCAGTGATAAATATGCCTTCCGGTAATTTAATTGGCCAATGGGTGACTTTAAGGTTTGTGATTGATAAAGCTTTAGGAAAATACGACATGACGGTCATCAGTGATGCTTATAAGTCAAGTGGAAGCACAGATATTCGTCTTGATAAGTCAACAGGTACATTTACTATAAAAGGATTAAATATCAAACCAGGAACAGGGGATTTAACCAAGGTATTGTATCTTCCCCAAAATAATAAGGGAATTTATTATGTAGATTACCTGACTCTGAATAATACTGCACCGATATGGGCGGACGGGACATTGACTGCAACCAAACTTAGTGCAAATAGCGTAAAGCTTACTTGGCCGAGTGCAGCCGACGATCTAGGCACCATAAAAGAATACAGAATTTATGAAGGAAACGTTAAGGTTGGTTCAACCACAGGAGATATTAACACCATTTCCTTAACCAATATCAGTGAAGGTTTTCATAATTACAAAGTAGAAGCGATGGACAACGAAAGTAACCAATCTACAGGCGGACCCTTGGCAACCGTGGAAATTGGAAGCCCCGTAACGCTAATGAAGCCACCTGCGGAGCATCCTCGTTTATTGATTAGAGCACAGGATATCCCTTCATTGAAGGTGAAGCTTGCGAAGCCAGAGATGGCTACCTACTGGAAAACGGTAGACGATGCGAGCAAAGTTGTACACAGTGGTGTGTTGCCCCCCACGGCTAGTGGAGCAGATGGAAACTTTAGTGAAATAGTACTTTCGACCATCAAAGCCAAAGCATTTCAATCCGTTCTTAACCAGGATGATGTTAAAGGCAGAGAAGCCATAAATATGATGAAAAACTTTTTCCAATCCTACGAATCAAATGACGTTGCCAAAACATCCGGACATGCAGGCGAGACCCTATTTGCTGGAGCGCTGGTCTATGACTGGTGCTACAACCTGCTGACTGCCGATGAAAAGAATCATTTTATCGCGGAATTTGAAAGATTGGCCACTAATCACACATTAACTAAATACCCTGTGGATCAGAGCTTTGGCAATTTCATTACCGGGAATCGGGCTGAAAATCACGTTGCCAGAGATCTGCTTAGTGCAGGTGTAGCCATTTTTGATGAAAAACCCTCAATGTATAATTTAGCTACTAAAATCTTGGTGGAGGAGTTTGTTCCTTCTCGTGCATTTTTGTTCAAAGCCGGTATGCACTACCAAGGGGACTCGTACGGGCAAGGACGATATGCTCATGAAGCGATAGCCAACCTGATATACGCTCGAATGGGATACCCAGATGTATTCAACAGAAATCTAGGTGATGTTCCATATAGAACCATATACACCCGCACTCCGGACGGCGATTTGCTCCGAGATGGAGATTCGTGGGTAGTTTCTAATAGGGGTGGCTTTGCGGGGCAACCGAACACATTTTTATTTACAGCGGATTATTATAAAAATCCATATTTCAAAGAAGCGTTCAATATGGAGTATTCCCAGACAAAATGGAATGTAGATCCTCTCCTTGTGCTTTTATTCAACGACCCAGATTTACCAAGGAAGCCGCTGAGTGAGCTCCCTCTCACCCGATATTTCGGCTCCCCAAATGGCTCTATGATAGCGAGAACCGGTTGGAATTCAGGGATCGACTCACCTGACGTGGTGGCCGAGATGAAAGTTGGCGAATACCACACCAATAATCATGACCATCTAGATCCCGGAGCATTCCAAATTTATTACAAAGGTTCGCTTGCGGGTGATTCCGGAGTCTATCAAACGTATGGCAGTGCTCATGATAAAAATTACTATAAACGGACGATAGCGCATAACTCCATGTTGGTCTATGATCCGAACGAAAAATGGCAGCTGTGGGGGGAACCGGTATCAAATGATGGCGGAGTACAATGGCCTAATCTAGGGATAGAACCTCCAAACTTAGAGGAACTACTCATGCCCACAAAGGGTTACAAGATGGCGGAGATTGCGGGAAATCAATTCGGTCCTGATCCGATAAAACCTGACTTCACTTATCTGAAAGGAGATTTGACAAAAGCATATCAAAGCAAGGTTTCGAAATATATGCGCTCCTTTGTATTCCTTAATCTGAAAGATGATACTCACCCGGCGGCGATGATTGTATACGACAGAGTCCATTCAAAGAACCCAGATTTCAAAAAATATTGGTTGCTGCATAGCGAAGAGGAACCACAGGTAAATGGCAATGTCACCACCGTTACACGAAGTGTGTATGGTTATAACGGGAAGCTTGTTAATACCTCTCTGCTGCCACTAAAGGATAATCTTACGATTGAAAAAGTAGGTGGACCTAACAACGAGTATTCCGTATTTGGTAAGAATTATCCGAATACGCTGTCAAGTCAAAGCGCTCTTGAACCCGGTGCATGGAGAGTACAGATCTCCCCGACCGATGCGCAAACGGATGATGGATTCTTGAATGTCATGCAGGTCATGGATAATGTCGGAGGGCCTACACCGCTTGCTGCAGAAATGGTTGACTCCGGAGATATGGTGGGCGCCAAAATTGCAGATAGAGTTGCATTATTCAGCAAGAGCGGCGACCGTTTAAATGGCACAGTTACACTTAACATTAGCGGAGATGAAGATCATCTTCAATATGTGGTAACAGACCTAGTGGCAGGTTACTGGACCGTAGAAAGAGACGGTCAAACCGCAGATTCGCAGCTCCTAGTCTCCGAAGAGGGTGGTGTTCTAAGCTTCAATGGTCCTCCCGGAACCTATAAGCTAACGTGGTCGGCTAATCAGACGTTTCAACTTATGCAACGTCCCGTATGGACGAACGGGAACCTTACTGCATCCGACATCACATCAAACAAGGTAACCCTGTCTTGGACGGGAGTGACTTCAAGCAATGCGGTTACCGCATATAAAGTGTTTGACAGCGGTAAGCTTGTAACCGAAGTACCAGGCAGCAATAACAGCATCACTTTAACCAATATGACATCAGGTAAACATACCTTCCGGGTAGAGGCGCAACATACATCCGGAGCTCTGTCCGACACCGGACCTTCAGTTACGGTTACCTTGCAGAATTTATACAATATAAGCGGAACAGTAACCAAGGATGGCGGAGGTCCTGCTGTCAATGCGACCGTAGCGGTTAGAACGGTCGAAGGTTTTCTAGTCAAATCTGTAATTTCAGATGCGGAAGGGCGCTATACAGCGAACAATCTACCAATTGGGAATTATCTCATTACCGTAGCCTATGATAGGACAGATAAATTTTCACAATCTGTCAATCTCTCAGACAGAGACATTGTAAGGGACATTGTACTGATACCGATGCTCGATATCTCAGCTGTTACTGCCAGTGATGAAAGTGGCGGTTCAGTGACAAAGACCATCGATGGGGATTTGACTACCTCATGGGCAGCACAGGGAATTGGCGTTTGGGCTAAGTATGACCTAGGTGAAATCAAGAATGTCGACAGAATCGACTTATTATTCGCGAATGCCGCGATTCGGAAAAATTATTTCGATATTGCGGTATCGACAGACGGCATCAACTTTACAACAGTATATAGCGGGTCAAGTAGCGGTACGTCTTCGGAAATGCAACAATATCGATTCGATTCGGTACCTGCAAGGTATGTAAAATTTATTGGAAATGGCAACAACGGACCGTTCAGTGTATGGACCACCTTAGTTGAATTAGCTTTATATGGTAAAACGACATCCATTATTAGCTTTCAGCCGGTTGAGGTTTCGACGACTGCAGGTAAGGCACCGGTCATGCCGTCAGTAGTATCGGCGGTTTATAGCAATCAATCCTTGGCAGAGGTAAACGTGGTCTGGGACAGCATCAGTCCAACGCAATATGCCGCGGAAAATAACTTTACGGTGCAAGGGACGGTTGCGGGTACGTCGATGCGTCCACAGGCAGAAGTAACGGTAAATGCACTTCCTCTTGCAAAGGGAGCTCCGGGCAAGCCGGTGCTTTCCAATAATAGCGGCCACGTCGCAGGACTGAAGGATGGGAACTACTCCATCACGATGAACATGTGGTGGGGGAATAACGGTACACGGTTCAAACTTTACGAGAATGGTGTCCTGATCGACACGCAGAAGTTGACCGATTCTTCGCCGAATGCTCAGAGCGCCAAGACAGCTGTTTCGGGCAAGGCGAACGGAACCTATACCTACACATGTGAACTGACAAATAGCTTTGGAACGACCCCTTGCGATCCGCTTAAAGTTGTTATTACGGATGCATCTCCGGGCAAACCGGTGTTGTCCCATAACAACTGGGACGGAGACGGGAATTACGATGTGACCATGAACATGTGGTGGGGAACGAATGCAACCGAGTACCGATTATTTGAGAACGGGGTTCTGATAGATTCGCAGAACTTAAATGCAGTGTCGCCAAATGCGCAGAAGGCAGTAACGACAATTACAAGCAGAGCTGCTGGCACATATGAATACCGCTGTGAATTGGTGAATGCGGCAGGCGTCACATCCAGCACGATCATAACTATTCAACTGAAGTGA
- a CDS encoding Gfo/Idh/MocA family protein: protein MSKMKVAIIGCGNIANGTHIPAYLANPNAEIKYFCDIIKEKAEKAVLDYSCGEAIEDYRIALNDPEIEAVSVCTSNDVHATISIDCLRAGKNVLCEKPAARTYAEALEMQKAQHESGRVLNIGVVNRFNTGVNLIKKMITNGELGEVYHVYVSFRSQRSIPGLGGAFTTKSIAGGGALIDWGVHFLDIVMYCLGDPLPKTVSGQTYSKLGLDMPNYSYINMWAGPPNYSGTYDVDDFVTAMIRTEGPTISLNGAWAQNIGAEEMYIDILGSKAGIRLQYGKGFVVYGEKDGVLLETTPSYKSEEMFQTEIDSFLECIRSGEKLASHIDTVILSSQIIQGIYDSSELNREIVFERTMEGEI, encoded by the coding sequence TTGTCCAAAATGAAAGTCGCCATCATCGGATGCGGCAACATTGCCAACGGTACGCATATTCCAGCATATCTGGCCAACCCCAACGCCGAAATCAAGTATTTCTGCGATATTATCAAAGAAAAGGCGGAAAAAGCTGTACTTGACTACAGCTGCGGGGAAGCGATTGAGGATTACCGCATTGCCCTAAATGACCCTGAGATTGAAGCGGTATCCGTATGTACATCGAATGATGTACATGCGACTATCTCCATCGATTGCTTACGTGCCGGTAAGAACGTACTTTGCGAGAAGCCGGCTGCTAGAACTTATGCCGAAGCGTTAGAGATGCAGAAGGCTCAGCATGAATCCGGACGTGTGTTGAATATCGGTGTTGTGAACCGCTTTAATACGGGCGTTAATCTGATCAAGAAGATGATCACAAATGGAGAGCTTGGCGAGGTTTACCACGTTTATGTCAGCTTCAGGTCCCAACGTTCGATTCCGGGACTGGGCGGTGCATTCACGACCAAATCTATCGCAGGGGGCGGTGCACTGATAGATTGGGGAGTTCATTTCCTCGACATAGTCATGTATTGCTTAGGTGACCCGCTGCCGAAGACGGTATCCGGACAGACATACAGTAAATTGGGATTGGATATGCCGAATTATTCCTACATCAACATGTGGGCCGGTCCTCCGAACTATTCGGGGACTTATGACGTGGACGATTTCGTAACGGCCATGATCCGAACAGAAGGTCCAACGATTTCATTAAATGGCGCTTGGGCGCAAAATATCGGCGCCGAAGAAATGTACATTGACATCCTCGGAAGTAAGGCTGGAATCCGTCTGCAATATGGTAAAGGTTTTGTAGTGTATGGAGAGAAGGATGGCGTATTACTTGAAACAACGCCATCCTATAAATCAGAGGAGATGTTCCAAACCGAGATTGACTCCTTCCTGGAGTGTATCCGTAGCGGCGAGAAGCTGGCTTCCCACATCGATACCGTTATTCTCTCTTCGCAAATCATCCAGGGTATTTATGATTCATCCGAATTAAATAGAGAGATTGTATTCGAACGTACTATGGAGGGCGAGATATGA
- a CDS encoding Gfo/Idh/MocA family protein — translation MRIGVVGYGVRASSLMGYVPQLDPDSRVVAIADPGIEKIRTQLKDEAEHIQFYNNADEMLNSAQLDGVVVGTRCDLHTDMALKVLERNLTLFLEKPVATTYTDLFRLKAGYEASQSQVVVSFPLRNTPLIKLAKEIIDSGKIGTVEHVQAVNNVPYGAVYYQNWYRDESISGGLFLQKATHDFDYVNYLVGLRPVSICAMKSKQIFKGTKPAQLMCRNCEEKYSCPDSALNHDYGEFCCFAEDTGNEDSGSALIRYESGMHVNYSQNFFARRGAAKRGARLLGYKGTLEFDWHTGELNVFMHHEPRVETHKLDLEAYDGHGGGDQQLISNYLKVLRGEENSTTTLDDGLLSALLCLKANESAEMGTFCNIDWD, via the coding sequence ATGAGAATTGGCGTTGTCGGATACGGAGTGAGAGCTAGTAGTCTAATGGGTTATGTACCTCAATTGGACCCTGATAGTAGGGTTGTTGCGATAGCGGATCCCGGGATAGAAAAAATCAGAACGCAGTTGAAAGATGAAGCAGAACACATCCAATTTTATAATAATGCCGATGAAATGCTGAATTCCGCTCAATTAGACGGTGTTGTAGTAGGTACTCGTTGTGATCTGCATACGGACATGGCGCTAAAAGTGTTGGAACGAAACTTAACGTTGTTTCTTGAAAAGCCGGTCGCAACGACTTACACCGATTTATTTAGATTAAAAGCAGGATACGAAGCTTCTCAATCCCAAGTTGTTGTCTCGTTTCCGCTAAGGAATACTCCGCTGATTAAGTTGGCGAAGGAAATCATTGACTCAGGGAAAATAGGCACCGTTGAGCATGTTCAAGCCGTGAATAACGTTCCTTATGGAGCAGTCTATTATCAGAATTGGTACAGAGACGAAAGTATTTCAGGAGGATTGTTCCTTCAAAAAGCGACACATGATTTCGATTATGTGAACTACTTAGTCGGTCTTAGGCCTGTCTCCATATGTGCAATGAAATCAAAGCAGATCTTTAAAGGAACCAAACCCGCTCAACTGATGTGCAGGAATTGTGAAGAGAAATATAGTTGTCCGGACAGTGCGCTTAATCATGATTACGGTGAATTCTGCTGCTTCGCTGAGGACACAGGCAACGAGGATTCCGGGAGCGCATTAATACGGTATGAGTCGGGTATGCATGTAAACTACTCGCAAAATTTCTTCGCCCGCCGGGGAGCCGCGAAAAGGGGAGCAAGACTGCTTGGATATAAAGGAACCCTTGAATTTGATTGGCATACAGGTGAGTTGAACGTATTTATGCATCATGAACCGCGAGTGGAGACGCATAAGCTTGATTTGGAAGCTTATGACGGTCATGGCGGAGGGGATCAACAGCTAATAAGTAATTATTTGAAGGTTTTACGCGGGGAAGAGAATTCTACAACCACGTTGGATGATGGGCTGCTTAGTGCATTATTATGTCTGAAAGCGAATGAGTCCGCTGAAATGGGAACCTTTTGTAATATTGATTGGGATTAA
- a CDS encoding sugar phosphate isomerase/epimerase family protein encodes MKKGINIWSFPDGKPILECARLAKKAGFEGIELSLNESGELGLETTEQEALALRDQITEMGLEISGLATGLYWAHWMTSESEATRTKAMDICKKQLETAAALGADTILVIPGAVGVDFIPDCDVVEYDKAYERAQECISRLAPYAEQTGVSIGIENVWNKFLLSPLEMRQFIDSIDSPFVGAYFDVGNVVHSGYPEHWIRILGSRIKKVHFKDYRRQAGGLHGFVDLLAGDVDYPAVMAAFKDIGYDGFAAAEMIPNYTHHTEQIIYNTSASMDVILGRNIL; translated from the coding sequence ATGAAGAAGGGCATTAATATCTGGTCATTTCCGGACGGAAAACCGATCTTAGAGTGCGCGAGGTTGGCTAAAAAAGCAGGATTTGAGGGCATTGAACTGTCACTAAATGAGTCCGGTGAGTTGGGGCTTGAGACAACGGAACAGGAAGCCTTGGCGCTTCGAGATCAAATCACGGAGATGGGACTAGAGATCAGCGGTTTGGCTACAGGCTTGTATTGGGCTCATTGGATGACCAGCGAATCCGAAGCGACCAGAACGAAAGCTATGGATATTTGCAAGAAACAGCTAGAGACAGCAGCGGCTTTGGGTGCAGATACGATCCTAGTCATTCCGGGTGCTGTCGGAGTGGATTTTATACCGGACTGTGATGTGGTCGAATACGATAAAGCCTATGAACGCGCCCAAGAATGCATTAGTAGGCTGGCTCCCTATGCAGAGCAGACCGGCGTATCCATCGGCATCGAGAACGTTTGGAACAAGTTCCTACTCTCGCCACTTGAGATGCGCCAATTTATAGATTCCATCGATTCCCCGTTCGTTGGTGCTTACTTTGACGTAGGTAACGTTGTACATTCCGGCTACCCCGAGCATTGGATTCGCATTCTGGGCAGTCGCATCAAGAAGGTTCACTTCAAGGACTACCGCCGGCAAGCGGGTGGACTGCACGGGTTTGTCGATTTGCTTGCCGGCGATGTAGATTACCCTGCGGTAATGGCGGCTTTTAAGGACATCGGCTATGATGGATTTGCGGCTGCCGAGATGATTCCGAATTATACGCATCATACGGAGCAGATTATTTATAATACCTCCGCCTCGATGGATGTGATTCTGGGACGCAACATACTATAA
- a CDS encoding sugar phosphate isomerase/epimerase family protein has protein sequence MAKSLTNKIGVIIDGFGVGIREGLKKAKEIGADGVQIWAVSGEMDPGNLSVNSRKELRRTIADMGLEVSALCGDLGGHGFQDHVVNPAKIEKSKRILDLAMDLGCNVVTTHIGIVPDDPADPVFRVMQEACAELSEYASEMKGHFAIETGPETAAHLKSFLDTLGGKGVAVNFDPANMVMVTGDDPVKGVHILKDYIVHTHVKDGVRLQTVDPRVIYGAIGYQPLDHQNIAELVSSGAFFRELPLGEGDVDFDAYFAALQEIGYSGYLTVEREVGDQPERDISRAVSFIRKYR, from the coding sequence GTGGCAAAATCACTAACGAATAAAATCGGCGTAATCATTGACGGCTTCGGGGTTGGGATAAGAGAAGGTCTGAAGAAGGCGAAGGAAATTGGGGCGGATGGCGTTCAGATATGGGCGGTTTCCGGTGAAATGGATCCGGGTAACCTGTCTGTCAATAGCCGCAAGGAGTTGAGAAGGACCATCGCTGACATGGGTCTGGAGGTTTCCGCATTGTGCGGCGATCTAGGAGGTCATGGTTTCCAGGATCACGTTGTGAATCCGGCCAAGATCGAGAAATCCAAACGCATTCTAGATCTAGCTATGGATTTGGGTTGTAATGTCGTTACGACCCATATCGGAATAGTCCCGGATGACCCGGCGGATCCGGTATTTAGGGTTATGCAAGAGGCTTGTGCAGAACTTTCCGAGTACGCTTCGGAGATGAAAGGCCATTTTGCAATTGAGACGGGGCCTGAAACAGCTGCTCATCTCAAATCATTTCTGGATACGCTTGGAGGTAAAGGTGTAGCTGTTAATTTTGATCCCGCCAACATGGTCATGGTCACTGGGGATGATCCGGTGAAGGGTGTACACATTTTAAAAGACTATATTGTGCACACTCACGTCAAGGATGGTGTCCGGCTTCAGACAGTTGATCCACGAGTTATTTACGGAGCTATAGGGTACCAACCTTTGGATCATCAAAATATTGCGGAACTTGTTAGTTCAGGAGCATTTTTCCGGGAACTTCCGTTAGGCGAGGGTGACGTAGATTTTGATGCATACTTCGCTGCTTTGCAGGAGATCGGATATAGTGGTTATCTTACTGTCGAAAGAGAGGTTGGAGATCAACCTGAAAGGGATATAAGCAGAGCGGTGTCATTCATTCGCAAGTATAGATAA
- a CDS encoding SGNH/GDSL hydrolase family protein: MIGDSITDCDRVRPFGEGKGDALGNGYVSHINALLESTYPELDVRTINMGISADTTRELRMRWQTDVIDLQPDWVSIMIGINDILRHYNRVHIKECHVSLEEYEQTLEALVVEAKASGVQEVFLMTPFFIESSSDDTLRGMTLQYGAAVKRISERQSTRFIDVQSAFDRHLKHHYSLELAADRVHPTQTGHMIIAREWLKAVGYEWL, translated from the coding sequence ATGATCGGTGACTCGATTACAGATTGTGATCGGGTTCGCCCATTTGGTGAAGGCAAAGGAGATGCATTGGGGAACGGGTATGTCTCCCACATCAATGCTTTGCTTGAATCGACTTATCCGGAACTTGATGTACGAACGATCAACATGGGAATAAGCGCCGACACCACAAGAGAGCTTAGGATGCGCTGGCAAACTGACGTAATAGACTTGCAGCCCGACTGGGTATCGATCATGATTGGCATTAATGATATTCTGCGGCATTATAACCGTGTACATATCAAAGAATGCCACGTTTCGCTAGAAGAATACGAGCAGACACTCGAGGCGTTAGTCGTGGAAGCTAAGGCGTCCGGCGTCCAAGAAGTGTTTCTGATGACGCCGTTCTTCATCGAGAGCAGTTCTGACGACACACTTCGAGGCATGACATTGCAGTACGGGGCGGCTGTAAAGCGGATCAGTGAACGGCAAAGCACTCGTTTCATCGATGTTCAATCCGCTTTTGACAGGCATCTAAAGCATCATTATTCCCTCGAGTTAGCTGCAGATCGAGTCCATCCAACGCAAACTGGTCATATGATCATTGCCCGGGAATGGCTGAAGGCTGTTGGTTACGAATGGTTATAA